A genomic segment from Spinacia oleracea cultivar Varoflay chromosome 3, BTI_SOV_V1, whole genome shotgun sequence encodes:
- the LOC110800867 gene encoding zinc-finger homeodomain protein 6-like has translation MKPIHSNSFFIHNNPPSLIIVSARDDRGEEKASTPTLDPNPNPNPNPNPREEMIRYRECQRNHAAHLGSHVVDGCGEFMPSGEGEALKCAVCDCHRNFHKRVVEGDPTTAAEAVAGQFLPLPPASTATANCYISFSKYHKNDLLQPPIRPHNNDNNTNNNFTHPHHHHPRPPIMMAFGGGRAAAESSSDELNAYRAGNFDYDGEQYGLLVGNNNKKRFRTKFNQEQKDKMVEFAEKIGWKIQKQNNVEVQEFCHDVGVKRQVFKVWMHNNKQAMKKKQV, from the coding sequence ATGAAGCCAATTCACTCTAATTCTTTCTTCATCCACAATAATCCTCCATCTTTAATTATAGTGTCAGCTCGAGACGACAGAGGAGAAGAAAAAGCTTCAACTCCAACCCTAGatccgaacccgaacccgaacccgaacccgaacccgagAGAGGAGATGATCCGGTACCGGGAATGTCAGAGAAACCACGCGGCTCATCTAGGAAGCCACGTGGTTGACGGGTGTGGCGAGTTCATGCCATCTGGCGAGGGGGAAGCCCTCAAGTGTGCGGTGTGCGATTGTCACCGGAATTTCCACAAACGGGTGGTGGAAGGTGACCCCACCACGGCGGCGGAAGCGGTAGCGGGACAGTTTTTACCACTGCCGCCAGCTTCCACGGCTACAGCAAACTGTTACATTTCTTTCAGCAAATACCACAAAAACGATCTTCTTCAACCACCAATTCGGCcacataataatgataataataccAACAACAACTTCACAcacccccaccaccaccaccctcgACCGCCGATTATGATGGCGTTCGGTGGCGGGAGAGCGGCGGCGGAATCCTCAAGCGATGAACTCAACGCGTATCGAGCCGGGAATTTCGATTACGACGGAGAACAGTATGGATTATTAGTtggtaataataataagaagagGTTTCGGACGAAATTCAATCAAGAACAGAAAGATAAGATGGTGGAATTTGCGGAGAAGATTGGGTGGAAGATTCAGAAACAAAATAATGTTGAAGTGCAGGAGTTTTGTCATGATGTGGGTGTTAAGAGGCAAGTTTTCAAGGTTTGGATGCATAATAATAAGCAAGCCATGAAAAAG
- the LOC110800866 gene encoding uncharacterized protein, whose product MSSLKLSTCATMTAAAVAAGFSSASNPSYAEGSSWFNPFSYSRSSPENVSKSDGKSSPAPAKANNSSDEEPSGISSGFNPEALEEAAKALRELNSSPNAKELHRVMRLQEKTRLAEVEVDKAMMEVHQVKRDIEGQQNMAEEQRRLVEEQSKVIAQVKRQEDEMARKRMQQEHETQRRNNADMVKMQEASTLRQEQERQKTEAQIQDRLRQTEQERAKIEQETIRVKAMAEAEARAHETKLTEEYNRNVLIQKLTGEKEKWLAAINTTFGHIEGGLRELLNDRSKLFMTVGGVTALAAGVYTTREGARVSWGYINRILGQPSLIRESSMSKFPWSALASRGRQNLFNNAIVAGPAKGSTVRSGFENVVLHPSLQRRIEQLARATANTKSHQAPFRNMLFYGPPGTGKTLVAREIARKSGLDYAMMTGGDVAPLGPQAVTKIHEIFDWAKTSKKGLLLFIDEADAFLCERNSTYMSEAQRSALNALLFRTGDQSRDIVLVLATNRPGDLDSAVTDRIDDVIEFPLPGEEERYKLLNLYLNKYLSDGDTNTNAKWGPVFKIRKKPQSITVKDLSEEVIREAAKKTEGFSGREIAKLMASVQAAVYGRPDCALDSELFKEIVDYKVSEHHQRIKLATESMQLA is encoded by the exons aTGTCTTCTCTAAAACTATCCACCTGCGCAACCATGACGGCGGCAGCGGTGGCGGCCGGCTTTTCATCGGCATCAAATCCCTCTTACGCCGAAGGATCGTCTTGGTTTAATCCTTTCTCTTACTCTCGCTCCTCACCGGAAAATGTCTCCAAATCTGATGGTAAATCTTCTCCGGCGCCGGCGAAGGCGAATAATTCCTCTGACGAAGAACCGAGTGGTATTTCATCTGGATTCAATCCTGAAGCACTTGAGGAAGCCGCAAAAGCTCTCCGTGAATTGAACAGTTCTCCGAATGCTAAAGAA CTACATCGTGTAATGAGGTTGCAAGAGAAAACGAGATTAGCTGAGGTGGAGGTTGATAAAGCAATGATGGAAGTGCATCAAGTTAAGCGTGACATT GAGGGACAACAAAATATGGCTGAAGAGCAAAGAAGATTGGTCGAAGAACAGTCCAAGGTGATTGCCCAAGTAAAGCGACAAGAAGATGAAATGGCCAGAAAAAGAATGCAG CAAGAACACGAAACTCAAAGGCGAAATAATGCTGATATGGTAAAAATGCAAGAGGCATCTACCCTACGTCAAGAACAAGAAAGGCAGAAAACGGAGGCGCAGATCCAGGACCGACTACGCCAAACCGAACAAGAGAGAGCTAAAATTGAACAGGAGACTATACGGGTCAAGGCCATGGCAGAAGCTGAAGCACGGGCTCATGAAACAAAACTGACCGAGGAATACAACAGGAATGTGCTCATACAAAAGTTGACTGGCGAAAAAGAAAAGTGGCTTGCAGCAATTAATACAACTTTTGGTCATATTGAAG GGGGTCTTAGGGAATTATTGAATGATAGGAGTAAGCTATTTATGACAGTTGGTGGTGTCACTGCTCTTGCTGCAGGAGTTTACACAACTAG AGAAGGTGCTAGAGTTTCGTGGGGTTACATCAATCGCATTCTAGGCCAACCATCCTTGATCAGAGAGTCATCAATGTCCAAATTCCCCTGGTCAGCACTTGCTTCACGAGGGAGGCAAAATCTGTTCAACAATGCTATAGTTGCTGGACCGGCCAAAGGTTCAACAGTTAGATCTGGATTTGAAAATGTTGTTCTTCATCCATCACTACAGCGGAGAATTGAGCAACTTGCACGAGCTACAGCTAACACCAAATCTCACCAAGCACCCTTTCGTAACATGCTTTTCTATGGGCCTCCAGGGACAGGCAAAACTCTGGTCGCGAGAGAAATAGCCAGAAAGTCG GGGTTAGATTATGCCATGATGACTGGAGGAGATGTTGCACCTTTGGGTCCACAAGCTGTTACCAAGATCCATGAAATATTTGACTGGGCTAAAACTTCGAAGAAAGGGTTGTTACTTTTCATTGATGAGGCTGATGCGTTCCTTTGTGA ACGAAACAGCACATATATGAGTGAAGCTCAGCGAAGTGCTCTCAATGCGTTGCTTTTCCGGACAGGAGATCAGTCAAGAGACATAGTTCTCGTACTTGCCACCAACAGACCAGGTGATCTTGATAGTGCTGTCACTGACCGAATTGATGATGTCATTGAATTTCCACTTCCCGGGGAAGAGGAACGGTACAAGCTGCTGAACCTCTATTTGAACAAATACCTTTCTGATGGCGACACCAACACCAACGCTAAGTGGGGCCCGGTATTTAAAATCAGAAAGAAACCTCAAAGTATAACTGTTAAAGATCTCTCCGAAGAAGTTATTCGTGAAGCTGCCAAGAAGACAGAAGGGTTTTCAGGCCGTGAGATAGCGAAGCTCATGGCTAGTGTTCAAGCGGCTGTTTACGGGCGGCCAGATTGCGCGTTGGACTCGGAATTATTCAAGGAAATTGTGGATTACAAGGTATCTGAGCACCATCAGAGAATAAAGCTGGCTACTGAAAGTATGCAACTTGCTTAA